The following coding sequences lie in one Desulfuromonas sp. genomic window:
- a CDS encoding B12-binding domain-containing radical SAM protein — MRTLLTTLHSKFIHNSLALPCIAAYCGDACGEILIREYTVHEPKENILSAMLAEKPDVIAFSTYIWNRRETLELVDLLSTVNPELKLVIGGPEVSFEDAGIFTRHPGLTALIRGEGEIPMRGLLSAWQYGKQPAAVPRLAWRDGDAIANGPDLPPLDNLDDIPSPFSGGLVDTARGFVYLETSRGCPYNCSFCMSALDDSVRSFSMERIKADLSWLLEQQVGKVKLVDRTFNYDAPRAYEIFKFILDNNRETHFHFEIGGHLLDEPTLELLEQVPKGMFHFEIGVQSTLPETLTAIDRKVSLDKLLNNIEQLSKRTRIELHLDLIAGLPGETAAQFLDSIDRLFALNPDHLQIEPVKLLPGAPLRDAAKTQNLRYDPNPPYTITSNNDLDFADLECLRAISRFIDLTWNSGRLRNFLRAASGLTGGMSKTLELLALHLQKKGLFRLPLSQNGIFEAVCAAVEELFAEPERLVLTEHLARDYALCERVIPARAPGFFDTGLRPDEQTIVRQSVQQRQLELRGQGTKLQYFAAVFRHLDDRRRHIRLFFYLTRCGTGRKIDEIIFPADRD, encoded by the coding sequence ATGCGAACCCTACTGACGACCCTGCACAGCAAATTCATCCACAACTCCCTCGCCCTGCCCTGCATCGCTGCCTACTGCGGCGACGCCTGTGGTGAAATACTGATCCGCGAGTACACCGTGCATGAACCGAAGGAGAACATTCTGTCGGCGATGCTCGCCGAGAAGCCGGACGTCATCGCATTTTCGACCTACATCTGGAACCGGCGCGAAACCCTCGAACTGGTCGACCTGCTGTCAACGGTCAACCCGGAGCTGAAGCTGGTCATCGGCGGCCCCGAGGTCTCCTTCGAAGATGCAGGGATTTTCACGCGCCACCCCGGCCTCACCGCCCTGATCCGGGGCGAAGGCGAGATCCCGATGCGGGGCCTTCTCAGCGCCTGGCAATATGGAAAGCAGCCGGCCGCGGTGCCACGACTCGCCTGGCGCGATGGCGATGCCATAGCCAACGGCCCGGATCTGCCGCCGCTCGACAACCTTGATGACATCCCCTCGCCGTTCAGCGGCGGCCTGGTCGACACCGCACGCGGCTTCGTTTACCTCGAAACCAGCCGCGGTTGCCCTTACAACTGCAGCTTCTGCATGAGCGCCCTCGACGATTCGGTACGATCATTTTCAATGGAACGGATCAAGGCCGATCTGAGCTGGCTGCTCGAGCAGCAGGTCGGCAAGGTCAAGCTGGTTGACCGCACCTTCAATTACGACGCGCCGCGCGCCTATGAGATCTTCAAGTTCATCCTCGACAACAACCGGGAGACGCATTTCCATTTTGAAATCGGCGGCCACCTGCTCGATGAGCCGACCCTGGAGCTGCTTGAACAGGTGCCGAAAGGGATGTTTCATTTCGAAATCGGGGTGCAATCGACGCTGCCCGAAACCCTGACCGCGATTGATCGCAAGGTCTCGCTCGATAAGCTGCTGAACAATATCGAACAGCTCAGCAAGAGAACCCGGATCGAACTCCATCTCGACCTGATCGCCGGGCTGCCCGGCGAAACCGCAGCCCAGTTCCTCGATTCGATCGACAGGCTGTTCGCGCTGAACCCGGATCACCTGCAAATCGAACCGGTCAAGCTGCTCCCCGGCGCGCCGTTGCGCGATGCGGCGAAAACGCAAAACTTGCGCTACGATCCCAATCCTCCGTACACCATTACCAGCAATAACGATCTCGACTTCGCTGACCTCGAGTGCCTCAGGGCGATCAGCAGATTTATAGATTTAACCTGGAATTCCGGACGTTTACGAAACTTTCTCCGGGCTGCTTCCGGGCTGACCGGCGGCATGAGCAAAACCCTTGAATTATTGGCTCTGCATTTGCAAAAGAAAGGACTGTTCCGCTTGCCGCTGTCACAAAATGGCATCTTCGAAGCGGTCTGCGCTGCTGTCGAGGAACTCTTCGCCGAGCCGGAGCGGCTGGTTCTGACAGAACACCTCGCCCGGGATTATGCCCTGTGTGAACGGGTGATCCCGGCCCGGGCTCCCGGGTTCTTCGACACCGGGTTGCGCCCGGACGAACAGACCATCGTCCGGCAGAGCGTGCAACAGCGGCAACTCGAGCTGCGCGGCCAGGGGACAAAGCTGCAATACTTTGCTGCCGTCTTCCGCCATCTCGATGATCGCCGGCGCCATATCCGGCTCTTCTTCTACCTGACCCGGTGCGGAACCGGCCGAAAGATCGATGAAATTATTTTCCCGGCTGACCGGGATTGA
- a CDS encoding radical SAM protein, producing MSQNKTILAVIADEQGEVFEHPDLLLAGMNGMTARSPHADELIPLPEGSRLFTIPGTPPMGIDRKSGELVVRDHLPQGWGGGRAQAVSAFLTPAYTRTLLPAAAWQRKKQMLPLWSYTAVGWCVEEERFYAAAVCVDRNRQWQPEHFDDRQLDPLVRQALQENPENRLLEQLSRCALDYHCFAAKNLFFRRWEAPLPTSPTCNSRCIGCISLQESDCCPASQDRLTFVPTVQELCEVAVPHLEAAEHAIVSFGQGCEGDPILQAETICESVRQMRQTTARGTINFNSNASIPDAIDRLAEAGVESIRISLNSVREDVYNAYYRPAGYAFSDVMESVRRARANGLYTMLNYLVFPGVSDQRPEVDALADLVEETGIDMIQMRNLSLDPTVYWEATGEEGEGIGMRTMLDELKRRIPKLQFGYFNRTKENFYPDGHESDWPIG from the coding sequence ATGAGTCAAAACAAAACCATACTGGCCGTAATCGCCGATGAGCAGGGCGAGGTCTTCGAACATCCCGACCTGCTGCTCGCCGGCATGAACGGCATGACCGCCCGGAGCCCGCATGCCGATGAGCTGATCCCGCTGCCGGAGGGGAGCCGCCTCTTCACCATCCCCGGCACTCCGCCGATGGGAATCGATCGAAAAAGCGGCGAGCTGGTTGTGCGTGACCATTTGCCGCAGGGCTGGGGCGGCGGCCGGGCGCAGGCGGTCTCGGCCTTTCTGACTCCGGCCTACACCCGGACCCTGTTGCCGGCTGCCGCCTGGCAGCGGAAAAAGCAGATGCTGCCGCTCTGGTCGTACACCGCCGTTGGCTGGTGTGTCGAAGAGGAGCGCTTCTATGCGGCGGCGGTCTGTGTCGACCGCAACCGGCAGTGGCAGCCGGAACATTTCGATGACCGGCAGCTCGATCCGCTGGTCCGCCAGGCGTTGCAGGAAAACCCGGAGAATCGTCTGCTCGAGCAGTTGTCGCGCTGTGCCCTCGATTACCACTGCTTCGCCGCCAAAAACCTCTTCTTCCGGCGCTGGGAGGCGCCGCTTCCGACCTCGCCAACCTGTAATTCACGCTGCATCGGCTGTATCTCGCTGCAGGAGTCGGATTGCTGTCCGGCCAGCCAGGACCGGCTGACCTTTGTGCCGACGGTGCAGGAGCTCTGCGAAGTCGCGGTGCCGCACCTCGAAGCGGCGGAGCATGCGATCGTCTCGTTCGGCCAGGGCTGCGAGGGCGATCCGATCCTCCAGGCCGAGACCATCTGCGAATCGGTGCGGCAGATGCGCCAGACAACGGCGCGCGGCACCATCAACTTCAACAGCAACGCCTCGATCCCGGATGCAATCGATCGTCTGGCCGAGGCCGGGGTCGAATCGATCCGGATTTCGCTCAACTCGGTGCGCGAGGATGTTTATAATGCCTATTACCGACCGGCCGGTTACGCTTTTTCCGATGTCATGGAATCGGTCCGGCGGGCCCGGGCGAACGGGCTCTACACCATGCTCAACTACCTGGTGTTTCCGGGAGTCAGCGACCAGCGGCCGGAGGTCGATGCCCTGGCCGACCTGGTCGAAGAGACCGGTATCGATATGATCCAGATGCGCAACCTCAGTCTCGATCCGACCGTGTACTGGGAGGCGACCGGCGAAGAGGGGGAGGGTATCGGCATGCGGACCATGCTCGATGAACTGAAGCGGCGAATCCCGAAGTTGCAGTTCGGCTATTTTAACCGGACGAAAGAGAATTTCTATCCGGATGGTCATGAGAGTGACTGGCCGATTGGATAA